One genomic segment of Streptomyces sp. RerS4 includes these proteins:
- the nucS gene encoding endonuclease NucS has translation MRLVIARCSVDYAGRLTAHLPSAPRLILVKADGSVSIHADDRAYKPLNWMSPPCTLKEGSGDEANVWTVVNKAGEKLIITMEEVLHDSSHELGTDPGLIKDGVEAHLQELLADRIDTLGEGYTLIRREYMTAIGPVDILCRDAAGATVAVEIKRRGEIDGVEQLTRYLELLNRDPHLAPVRGVFAAQEIKPQARVLANDRGMDCVVLDYDALRGIEDDKLRLF, from the coding sequence ATGCGTCTCGTCATTGCCCGCTGCTCCGTCGACTACGCGGGCCGGCTCACCGCCCATCTGCCCTCGGCACCCCGTCTGATCCTCGTGAAGGCCGACGGCAGTGTCTCGATCCACGCGGACGACCGGGCGTACAAACCGCTCAACTGGATGTCGCCTCCGTGCACCCTCAAGGAGGGGAGCGGGGACGAGGCGAACGTCTGGACCGTCGTCAACAAGGCGGGCGAGAAGCTCATCATCACCATGGAGGAAGTCCTCCACGACTCCTCCCACGAGCTGGGCACCGACCCCGGGCTCATCAAGGACGGCGTCGAGGCACACCTCCAAGAGCTGCTCGCCGACCGCATCGACACGCTGGGCGAGGGCTACACCCTGATCCGACGCGAGTACATGACGGCGATCGGCCCCGTCGACATCCTGTGTCGCGACGCGGCGGGCGCGACGGTGGCGGTGGAGATCAAGCGCCGGGGCGAGATCGACGGTGTGGAGCAGCTCACGCGGTACCTGGAACTGCTGAACCGCGATCCGCATCTGGCCCCGGTGCGTGGCGTGTTCGCGGCCCAGGAGATCAAGCCGCAGGCGCGGGTTTTGGCCAATGACCGGGGCATGGACTGCGTGGTGCTCGACTACGACGCCCTGCGCGGCATCGAGGACGACAAGCTCCGCCTGTTCTGA
- a CDS encoding SCO5389 family protein: MSLDVSPALLEQAERGEVDEAAFVDCVRTSLPYAWEMISSLVGRLEVEGGQFVDNQTPPPNEQARGQLLRALASDAIRGALQRHFGVRLAFQNCHRVAVFPLDSSVDDRLAKFTSIRGQLLNQSPELRDC; the protein is encoded by the coding sequence ATGTCGCTCGACGTCTCACCGGCCCTACTCGAACAGGCCGAGCGAGGCGAGGTCGACGAAGCCGCTTTCGTCGACTGCGTCCGGACCTCCCTGCCCTACGCATGGGAGATGATCAGCTCGTTGGTGGGCCGGCTGGAGGTTGAGGGCGGACAGTTCGTCGACAACCAGACGCCGCCGCCGAACGAGCAGGCGCGCGGCCAGCTGCTGCGCGCGCTCGCGAGTGACGCGATACGTGGTGCGCTGCAGCGCCACTTCGGGGTGCGCCTGGCCTTCCAGAACTGCCACCGTGTCGCCGTGTTCCCGCTGGATTCCTCGGTGGACGACCGGCTCGCCAAGTTCACCTCGATCCGCGGCCAGCTGCTCAACCAGTCGCCGGAACTGCGCGACTGCTAG